The Halomonas sp. 7T genome contains a region encoding:
- a CDS encoding GNAT family N-acetyltransferase, whose protein sequence is MTSDSPFGHRSSAITVMPCPPEQRREALLHLAAVHVPAQQPALQQALSTVKGGPDTVWKGLWIATQAGQIEAAAWVQPLANQMAQLWLPRQHNSAADALLNALQGWVSEQPIALCHVALNDDTTTWETALVTHSMRALATLEHLVWPCQAVPSHDNRLLLSRFAELAPAQQQALVAKVSEGSLDCPGLREALTIDALLAGFYAQAPSAPDQWYQVWHQGETVGVLLLAPDPVSQRWSLQLMGLLPEWRGKGLGKAIIEKAQVLANQAGARDITLTVDTQNMPAKRVYAQAGFTRYAHQRLLAWC, encoded by the coding sequence ATGACAAGTGATTCTCCTTTCGGCCATCGCTCCTCAGCCATCACAGTAATGCCATGCCCACCGGAACAGCGGCGTGAAGCGCTGCTGCATTTAGCGGCGGTACATGTCCCTGCGCAACAGCCAGCTCTTCAGCAGGCCTTATCAACCGTCAAAGGGGGCCCTGACACTGTTTGGAAAGGCCTTTGGATAGCCACCCAAGCGGGCCAGATTGAAGCCGCCGCCTGGGTGCAGCCATTGGCTAACCAAATGGCGCAGCTTTGGCTTCCCAGGCAGCATAATTCAGCGGCTGATGCGCTATTGAACGCCTTACAAGGCTGGGTAAGCGAGCAGCCGATTGCGCTATGCCATGTGGCACTAAACGACGATACAACCACCTGGGAAACGGCATTAGTCACCCACTCTATGCGGGCACTTGCCACCCTGGAGCACCTTGTGTGGCCGTGCCAGGCGGTTCCATCGCACGATAATCGGCTACTGCTAAGCCGCTTTGCTGAATTGGCCCCTGCTCAACAACAGGCGCTGGTAGCGAAGGTAAGCGAAGGCTCGTTAGACTGCCCAGGGCTTCGCGAAGCGCTCACCATCGATGCGCTGCTTGCTGGGTTTTATGCCCAGGCGCCGAGTGCCCCAGACCAGTGGTACCAGGTATGGCATCAGGGCGAAACAGTCGGCGTACTGCTCCTTGCTCCTGACCCTGTTAGCCAACGCTGGTCACTGCAATTGATGGGGCTGTTACCTGAGTGGCGAGGTAAAGGGTTGGGCAAGGCAATCATTGAAAAAGCACAAGTGTTGGCTAATCAGGCAGGAGCACGCGATATCACGCTCACCGTTGATACGCAGAATATGCCGGCAAAGCGTGTATATGCTCAGGCAGGGTTTACGCGCTATGCTCATCAGCGTTTACTGGCATGGTGTTAA
- the pyrE gene encoding orotate phosphoribosyltransferase produces MATTLQPYQRDFIAFAIEQGVLKFGEFTLKSGRVSPYFFNAGLFQTGRALAKLGRFYAQAIVDSGLQADVLFGPAYKGIPLAAVTAAALADHHDRDMPYAFNRKEAKTHGEGGNIVGAPLSGDILIIDDVITAGTAIREVMGLIEQSGARAGGVIIALDRQERGQGEQSAIQEVQAQYSMPVVSIVTLEQVLTYLEEHAGGEMLAYAEAVRAYRDHYGIAG; encoded by the coding sequence GTGGCCACCACTCTACAACCCTATCAACGCGATTTCATTGCCTTCGCCATTGAGCAGGGCGTGCTCAAGTTTGGCGAGTTCACGCTTAAATCGGGGCGAGTAAGCCCTTACTTTTTCAATGCAGGGCTGTTTCAAACGGGCCGTGCGCTCGCTAAGCTGGGCCGCTTCTATGCCCAAGCAATTGTCGATAGCGGCCTGCAGGCAGATGTATTGTTTGGCCCCGCCTATAAAGGTATTCCCCTGGCGGCCGTTACTGCAGCGGCACTGGCTGACCATCACGACCGCGATATGCCCTACGCGTTTAACCGCAAAGAGGCCAAAACCCACGGCGAAGGCGGTAATATTGTCGGTGCGCCGCTTTCTGGCGATATTTTGATTATTGATGACGTAATCACTGCCGGTACTGCAATTCGTGAAGTGATGGGCCTGATTGAGCAAAGCGGTGCCCGTGCCGGTGGGGTGATCATTGCGCTTGACCGCCAAGAGCGCGGCCAGGGCGAACAGAGCGCTATTCAAGAAGTCCAAGCCCAGTACAGCATGCCAGTGGTGAGTATCGTTACCTTAGAGCAAGTGCTGACGTATCTAGAAGAGCACGCGGGCGGCGAAATGCTGGCTTACGCCGAGGCCGTTCGCGCTTATCGCGACCACTACGGCATCGCTGGCTAG
- the rep gene encoding DNA helicase Rep — protein MTPQPPKSILSRIKGLNPRQQEAVRYIDGPCLVLAGAGSGKTSVITTKIAYLVQECGMSARKIAAVTFTNKAAREMKERVGQMLKGKEGHGLTVSTFHNLGLNIIRGELKTLGYKPGFSLFDPEDAKALLRDLMNKDAQVDAEQINAVQAKISTWKNDLVLPGDALSFADDDDEHFAARVYEAYVRHLKAYNAVDFDDLILLPVVLLQRDPEALARWRRKIHYMLVDEYQDTNVSQYLLVKLLMAERATFTVVGDDDQSIYAWRGARPENLVTLGEDFPRLKVIKLEQNYRSTGTILRAANMLIANNPHVYDKTLWSDMGDGAPIRVVVNRHEEAEAERVASEMLTRRIKEKAEWRDFAVLYRGNFQARLLELKLQHYQIPYKLSGGTSFFSRNEIKDAMAYLRLLINPADDNAFLRIVNVPRREIGPGTLEKLANYATERSISLFAACHELGLEQTLATRAVERLSRFTHFIDGVRKRMDQGDAIAAIRDMLRDMDYEAWLYQNASAPTIAERRMANVWILIDQLEKSLNRDPEDADDSTATETDGVEAAISRLVLRDILEQQAEEDDSDRVQLLTMHASKGLEFPHVYLMGWEEDLLPHRNAIEMGTVEEERRLAYVGITRARRTLTLTLARQRKAYGELMDCQPSRFLDELPADDLEWEGRADKEDPEKKQARGKDAIAGLRSLLG, from the coding sequence ATGACGCCCCAACCGCCAAAGAGCATTCTTAGCCGTATCAAAGGGCTCAACCCACGCCAGCAAGAAGCGGTGCGCTACATCGATGGCCCCTGCCTGGTGCTGGCGGGCGCGGGGTCGGGCAAAACCAGCGTTATCACCACCAAGATTGCCTACCTCGTGCAAGAGTGTGGCATGAGCGCGCGCAAAATTGCCGCGGTGACCTTTACCAACAAAGCCGCCCGTGAAATGAAAGAGCGGGTGGGCCAAATGCTGAAGGGCAAAGAGGGCCACGGGCTAACGGTTTCGACGTTCCACAACTTGGGGCTCAATATCATTCGCGGCGAGCTGAAAACCCTGGGCTACAAGCCGGGGTTTTCGCTGTTCGACCCGGAGGATGCTAAGGCGCTGCTGCGGGACTTGATGAATAAAGACGCCCAGGTAGACGCCGAGCAGATCAACGCCGTGCAGGCCAAAATCTCGACCTGGAAAAATGACTTGGTGCTGCCGGGGGATGCGCTCTCGTTCGCTGACGACGATGACGAGCACTTTGCCGCGCGCGTCTATGAAGCGTACGTGCGCCACCTCAAAGCCTACAACGCGGTGGATTTCGACGATCTAATTCTGCTGCCGGTGGTGCTCTTGCAGCGCGACCCTGAGGCGCTGGCCCGCTGGCGGCGCAAAATCCACTACATGCTGGTGGATGAGTACCAGGACACCAACGTGTCCCAGTACCTGTTGGTAAAGCTGCTGATGGCGGAACGGGCCACCTTTACCGTGGTCGGCGACGACGACCAGTCGATTTACGCCTGGCGGGGCGCGCGACCAGAGAATTTGGTCACGCTCGGGGAGGATTTCCCCCGTTTGAAAGTCATCAAGCTGGAGCAGAACTACCGCTCTACCGGCACCATCCTGCGCGCTGCCAACATGCTGATTGCCAATAATCCCCACGTTTACGATAAAACCCTGTGGTCGGATATGGGCGACGGCGCGCCGATTCGTGTGGTGGTAAACCGCCATGAAGAGGCCGAAGCGGAGCGCGTGGCCAGTGAGATGCTGACGCGGCGCATCAAGGAAAAAGCCGAGTGGCGGGATTTTGCGGTGCTCTACCGGGGCAACTTCCAGGCGCGGCTGCTGGAGCTGAAGCTGCAGCACTATCAAATCCCTTACAAACTCTCCGGCGGCACGTCGTTTTTCTCCCGCAACGAGATCAAAGACGCCATGGCGTACCTGCGCCTGCTGATTAATCCCGCCGACGACAACGCTTTCTTGCGTATCGTGAATGTACCCCGCCGCGAAATTGGCCCCGGTACGCTGGAAAAGCTCGCCAACTATGCCACCGAGCGCTCGATTTCGCTGTTTGCCGCCTGCCATGAGCTAGGGCTTGAGCAAACCCTGGCTACCCGCGCCGTGGAGCGGCTATCGCGCTTTACCCACTTTATCGATGGTGTGCGCAAGCGGATGGATCAGGGCGATGCCATTGCCGCCATCCGCGACATGCTGCGGGATATGGATTACGAAGCGTGGCTCTACCAAAACGCCAGCGCCCCTACCATCGCCGAGCGGCGCATGGCCAACGTATGGATTTTGATTGATCAGTTGGAGAAGTCGCTCAACCGCGACCCGGAAGATGCCGATGACTCCACTGCAACGGAAACCGACGGCGTAGAAGCGGCCATTTCGCGCTTAGTGCTGCGGGATATTTTGGAGCAACAGGCAGAAGAGGATGACTCGGATCGAGTGCAGCTGCTCACCATGCACGCCTCCAAAGGGTTGGAGTTTCCCCACGTGTACTTGATGGGCTGGGAAGAGGATTTGCTGCCCCACCGTAACGCCATTGAAATGGGCACCGTAGAAGAAGAGCGGCGCTTAGCCTACGTGGGCATTACTCGCGCCCGGCGCACGCTGACGCTAACGCTGGCCCGCCAGCGCAAGGCCTACGGCGAGCTAATGGATTGCCAACCCAGCCGCTTTTTGGATGAGCTGCCCGCTGATGACTTGGAGTGGGAGGGTCGCGCCGATAAAGAGGACCCCGAGAAAAAGCAGGCACGCGGTAAAGATGCGATTGCCGGGCTGCGCTCTTTACTGGGTTAA
- the glmU gene encoding bifunctional UDP-N-acetylglucosamine diphosphorylase/glucosamine-1-phosphate N-acetyltransferase GlmU — translation MQELDIVILAAGKGTRMRSQMPKVLHSLAGKPMVQHVLDTAAGLNPTRIHVVIGHGAEQLRASLAESAVSFALQTEQKGTGHAVAQAQPQLGSGKVLVLYGDVPLIRRESLHALLAQVDEQHMGLLTVTLDDPNGYGRIVRNEAGDAVAIVEQKDADPAQLAITECNTGIMAMTSAQLKRWLPQLSAENAQGEYYLTDVIAMAAKEGINVCTAQPASAVEVEGVNNRAQMARLERAYQQQLADQLMQQGVALADPARIDIRGKLTCGHDVFIDVGCVFEGDVTLGEGVQVGPYCVIKNSTIGAESVIESHSVMDSTVAAGLNQIGPYARLRPGTRLAVKAKVGNFVETKNAEVGEGSKINHLSYVGDAHLGRNVNIGAGTITCNYDGANKHRTVIGDDVFIGSNSALVAPVTVGKGATVGAGSTIAKDVSEHALAVTRSRQLEKADWPRPEKKA, via the coding sequence ATGCAAGAGCTTGATATCGTTATCCTTGCGGCGGGTAAAGGTACCCGCATGCGCTCGCAAATGCCCAAGGTACTGCACTCTTTGGCAGGCAAGCCCATGGTGCAACACGTCCTGGATACCGCGGCAGGGCTTAACCCAACACGCATACACGTCGTTATTGGCCATGGCGCTGAACAGTTACGCGCATCCCTGGCGGAAAGCGCTGTTTCCTTTGCTCTGCAAACTGAGCAAAAAGGCACCGGCCACGCGGTGGCCCAAGCCCAGCCGCAGCTGGGGAGTGGTAAGGTACTGGTACTTTACGGGGATGTGCCGCTTATCCGGCGTGAATCGTTACATGCCCTGTTAGCCCAGGTGGATGAGCAACACATGGGGCTGTTAACCGTCACGCTAGATGACCCCAACGGCTACGGGCGTATTGTGCGCAACGAGGCAGGTGACGCGGTGGCCATTGTTGAGCAAAAAGATGCCGACCCCGCACAGCTGGCGATTACTGAGTGCAATACCGGCATTATGGCGATGACCAGCGCCCAGCTAAAACGCTGGTTGCCCCAGCTATCGGCGGAAAATGCCCAGGGTGAGTACTACCTGACCGATGTGATCGCCATGGCCGCGAAAGAGGGCATTAACGTATGTACCGCCCAACCAGCCTCTGCGGTAGAGGTGGAAGGGGTTAATAACCGGGCTCAAATGGCCCGCTTGGAGCGGGCCTACCAGCAGCAGTTGGCCGATCAACTTATGCAACAAGGCGTCGCGCTAGCTGACCCGGCAAGAATTGACATACGCGGTAAGCTAACCTGCGGTCACGACGTCTTTATCGATGTGGGCTGTGTGTTTGAAGGCGACGTAACGCTTGGCGAAGGCGTTCAGGTTGGCCCTTATTGCGTTATCAAAAACAGCACCATTGGCGCTGAAAGCGTGATCGAGAGCCACAGCGTTATGGATTCGACGGTTGCCGCTGGGTTAAACCAAATAGGCCCCTATGCGCGGCTGCGTCCCGGTACACGCTTAGCCGTTAAAGCTAAGGTAGGTAACTTTGTCGAAACCAAAAACGCTGAGGTGGGCGAGGGCAGCAAAATTAATCACCTAAGCTACGTTGGCGATGCCCATTTAGGCCGGAACGTAAATATAGGGGCAGGGACGATTACCTGTAATTATGACGGTGCCAATAAGCACCGCACGGTGATTGGTGATGATGTCTTTATCGGTTCCAATAGCGCGCTTGTTGCGCCGGTAACGGTAGGTAAAGGGGCCACCGTGGGCGCTGGCTCCACGATTGCTAAAGACGTTAGTGAGCACGCGCTGGCGGTTACCCGCAGCCGGCAGTTGGAAAAGGCCGACTGGCCGCGTCCGGAAAAAAAAGCTTAA
- a CDS encoding FAD:protein FMN transferase, with protein sequence MNRYHRSSRVIGLVLLITLLLVGCSENDRPLEAPVRFEGAIFGTFYQVTVTDPLTQGEANALEEGFLEELESVDQAMSTYRDDAELMVFNETPLNEWQPLSNELIEVLAISRSVSEESSGAFDITVGGLVNLWSFGPEARPEVVPSETELNERLATVGYDAIDVDTQAMQARRTRDVFADLSAVAKGHATDRVAAYLDQQGVEHYLVNLGGDLISRGYRDPETQESWRVGIEVPHTGPQQAQHILPLENMSVATSGDYRNYFEEDGKRYSHTIDPRTGRPVNNRLASVSVFHPSNAWADAWATALTVTGSDAGMQLALEHDLNALLLIKSEEGQWQSLGTPAFINYFGDALVEELGIDAWEDPSATRQTATGE encoded by the coding sequence ATGAACCGCTACCACCGATCGTCGCGTGTCATCGGCTTAGTGCTGCTCATTACTCTCTTACTTGTTGGCTGTTCAGAAAATGACCGCCCCTTGGAAGCGCCCGTTCGTTTCGAAGGCGCTATTTTTGGCACGTTTTACCAAGTAACCGTGACGGATCCACTGACCCAAGGTGAGGCCAACGCGCTGGAAGAGGGGTTCCTGGAGGAGCTTGAGAGTGTCGATCAAGCGATGTCGACGTACCGTGACGACGCAGAGCTGATGGTGTTTAACGAAACCCCGCTCAATGAATGGCAGCCGCTATCCAATGAGCTAATCGAAGTGCTTGCCATTAGCCGTTCGGTATCAGAAGAGAGCAGCGGCGCTTTTGATATTACTGTGGGTGGTTTGGTCAATTTATGGAGTTTTGGCCCGGAAGCTCGCCCTGAAGTCGTCCCTTCTGAAACCGAGCTAAACGAGCGCTTAGCCACGGTAGGTTACGATGCGATTGATGTGGACACCCAGGCCATGCAGGCGCGGCGTACTCGGGATGTATTCGCCGACCTTTCAGCGGTTGCCAAAGGGCACGCTACTGACCGGGTCGCGGCGTATCTTGATCAGCAAGGAGTAGAGCACTATTTAGTGAATTTAGGCGGCGACCTGATTTCACGCGGTTACCGTGACCCCGAGACCCAAGAATCGTGGCGTGTTGGCATCGAAGTGCCCCACACAGGCCCCCAGCAGGCCCAGCATATCCTGCCCTTGGAAAATATGTCGGTGGCGACCTCAGGCGATTACCGAAACTATTTTGAGGAAGATGGCAAACGTTACTCGCACACCATCGATCCGCGCACCGGTCGTCCGGTCAACAACCGCTTAGCGTCTGTCTCTGTGTTTCACCCGTCCAATGCCTGGGCCGACGCCTGGGCGACGGCGCTCACTGTTACTGGCAGTGACGCTGGTATGCAGCTAGCGCTTGAGCACGATCTTAATGCCCTGCTGTTAATTAAAAGCGAGGAGGGCCAGTGGCAAAGCCTTGGCACCCCCGCATTTATCAACTATTTCGGTGACGCGCTGGTGGAGGAACTAGGTATAGACGCCTGGGAAGACCCGTCTGCCACCCGCCAAACGGCCACAGGTGAATAA
- the nhaD gene encoding sodium:proton antiporter NhaD, translated as MKPPNALAMRQATCRFAWLLTALCLFAFPSLSYAASGPLDLTASFAGIASVAIFVLAYALVMSEELIHMRKSKPVLVAAGLIWALVAWVYVQAGMPHEAEAAFKETLLEYTELLLFLLVAMTYINAMEERRIFDALRAWLIRKGFSYRSLFWITGCLAFGISAIANNMTTAMLMCAVVLKVAEGDKKFISLCCVNVVVASNAGGAFSPFGDITTLMVWQAGQVPFGGFFALLIPAIVNFIVPSVIMNFFIVNRQPAALTENVWLKRGSRRIIALFLVTVAISVLCHSVLYLPPAMGMMFGLGLLQFFGYYLRRSLPRSLERKRERYSRRGDWRKLEQLGSVVPFDIFSRIARSEWDTLLFFYGVVMCVGGLGFMGYLSLLSETLYGSWNPVWANVVLGLISAVVDNIPVMFAVLSMAPDMSQGNWLLITLTAGVGGSLLSMGSAAGVALMGQARGIYTFAVHLRWVPAILLGYAASIMAHLWINAALF; from the coding sequence ATGAAACCACCTAACGCCCTTGCAATGCGGCAAGCTACTTGCCGGTTTGCTTGGTTGTTGACAGCACTCTGTTTGTTTGCCTTTCCTAGCCTCTCTTATGCCGCCTCCGGCCCTTTAGATCTTACCGCATCGTTTGCGGGTATTGCCTCTGTGGCTATTTTCGTTCTTGCCTACGCCTTGGTCATGAGCGAAGAACTTATCCACATGCGCAAATCCAAACCTGTACTCGTGGCCGCCGGGCTTATCTGGGCACTCGTCGCGTGGGTTTATGTACAAGCGGGCATGCCGCACGAAGCGGAAGCGGCGTTTAAAGAAACGCTGCTTGAGTACACCGAGCTGTTACTGTTCTTACTGGTGGCGATGACCTACATCAACGCCATGGAAGAGCGCCGTATTTTTGATGCCCTGCGGGCATGGCTAATACGTAAAGGGTTCAGTTATCGCAGTCTGTTCTGGATTACGGGCTGTCTTGCCTTCGGCATTTCTGCGATTGCCAACAACATGACCACGGCGATGCTAATGTGTGCGGTGGTGTTGAAGGTAGCTGAAGGCGATAAAAAATTTATTAGCCTGTGCTGTGTCAACGTGGTGGTGGCATCCAATGCAGGCGGCGCGTTCAGCCCGTTTGGCGATATCACTACGTTGATGGTGTGGCAGGCAGGCCAGGTACCGTTTGGCGGCTTTTTTGCGCTACTGATACCAGCCATTGTCAATTTCATCGTACCGTCGGTGATTATGAATTTCTTCATCGTCAATCGACAGCCCGCCGCGCTGACTGAAAATGTCTGGTTAAAGCGTGGTTCGCGTCGCATCATTGCGCTTTTTTTAGTGACTGTCGCTATTTCTGTGTTGTGCCACTCGGTTCTTTATCTACCGCCTGCGATGGGGATGATGTTTGGCCTTGGCCTGTTGCAGTTCTTTGGCTACTACCTGCGTCGCAGCCTGCCGCGCTCTCTGGAGCGTAAGCGTGAGCGTTACTCTCGTCGCGGCGATTGGAGAAAGCTTGAGCAACTAGGCAGCGTCGTTCCTTTCGATATTTTCAGCCGTATTGCCCGTTCTGAGTGGGACACACTGCTATTCTTTTATGGAGTAGTAATGTGTGTGGGCGGCCTGGGATTTATGGGTTATCTAAGCCTCTTATCAGAAACGCTTTACGGTAGCTGGAATCCCGTGTGGGCTAACGTTGTCTTAGGGCTTATTTCAGCAGTAGTTGATAATATTCCGGTCATGTTTGCTGTGCTTTCAATGGCGCCAGATATGTCGCAAGGCAACTGGCTTCTGATTACCTTAACTGCGGGCGTCGGCGGCAGCCTGCTCTCAATGGGTTCAGCAGCAGGAGTCGCGCTGATGGGGCAAGCGCGCGGTATTTATACCTTTGCGGTTCATTTGCGTTGGGTGCCGGCTATTTTACTGGGCTATGCCGCCAGCATTATGGCTCATTTGTGGATTAACGCAGCGCTGTTTTAA
- a CDS encoding c-type cytochrome translates to MKSKLIMSGLAALGVMAGTSGAYAQDAARDAIAERLAPVGQLCLQGQDCGTAAAPVVASSGGGDEIDGAGIYNNVCMACHETGAAGAPIRGDEAAWAERTEQGFATLLEHSINGIGAMPARGGNPNLSDEEMEAATAYLVEPVMDVPELAGGEETAAADDSASDDVAAAEDTATDEQAVASEDAATGGSNLDGEALYASAGCVACHAAGVAGAPLIGDADAWAPRIEQGIDALYESVFNGKGVMPPRGGSSASDEEIMAVVDYMVSEVQ, encoded by the coding sequence GTGAAATCTAAGCTGATCATGAGCGGGCTGGCGGCCCTAGGCGTCATGGCAGGCACATCCGGTGCTTATGCTCAAGACGCAGCACGAGACGCAATTGCTGAGCGCTTAGCGCCGGTAGGCCAACTCTGCTTGCAAGGCCAAGACTGCGGTACCGCAGCAGCGCCGGTAGTCGCGAGCAGCGGTGGCGGTGATGAGATTGATGGCGCAGGTATCTACAACAATGTCTGCATGGCGTGCCACGAAACCGGCGCAGCGGGTGCCCCTATTCGCGGTGATGAAGCGGCGTGGGCTGAGCGCACCGAACAAGGTTTTGCCACTCTGCTGGAACACTCCATCAACGGTATTGGTGCCATGCCTGCCCGCGGCGGCAACCCCAATCTGTCAGACGAAGAGATGGAAGCGGCGACAGCCTATTTAGTTGAGCCAGTAATGGACGTGCCTGAACTGGCTGGCGGTGAAGAAACGGCTGCTGCCGATGACAGCGCGAGTGACGACGTTGCCGCTGCAGAAGACACCGCGACAGACGAGCAAGCCGTGGCAAGTGAAGATGCCGCAACTGGCGGCAGTAACCTGGACGGTGAAGCGCTTTACGCCAGTGCTGGTTGCGTGGCGTGCCACGCAGCAGGCGTTGCCGGCGCCCCGTTGATTGGCGATGCTGACGCTTGGGCGCCGCGTATTGAGCAAGGTATTGATGCGCTGTATGAAAGCGTCTTTAACGGCAAAGGCGTAATGCCGCCACGCGGTGGCAGCAGTGCCTCTGACGAAGAGATCATGGCCGTCGTTGATTACATGGTGTCAGAAGTGCAATAA
- the glmS gene encoding glutamine--fructose-6-phosphate transaminase (isomerizing), translated as MCGIVAAVAQRNVQGILLEGLKRLEYRGYDSSGMTVLHEGALTRHRALGKVVALEAQLATAALPGVAGIAHTRWATHGKPSEANAHPHHSSDQVAVVHNGIIENYEHIKATLQASGYAFTSETDTEVIAHLLADKLQSGLGLFEATQQIVNGLGGAYALGVMSASEPDLVVGARQGSPLVVGVGIDEAFLASDPLALLQVTDRFIYLEEGDLVELRALGEIRIVDREGNTVERPIQTFEHGDGAAIKGDYRHYMLKEIFEQPEVISAALEGRLSASSVLVESFGPEAQALFENTRHIHIIACGTSYHAGLVARYWLERYAGVPVQVEVASEYRYRHPVVPEGTLFVTLSQSGETADTLAALRFAKTLNYLGTLAICNVPGSSLVRESDTALMTRAGPEIGVASTKAFTTQLVALMLLTLSVSKAKHQPEKAEAIAEIVTALRQLPALCQQVLGLDSQIEALSQAFAEKHHALFLGRGAHYPIALEGALKLKEISYIHAEAYPAGELKHGPLALVDSEMPVISVAPNDDLLEKLKSNLQEVRARGGQLFVFADESVGINEQADIRVLALPHVHEALAPLLYTLPLQLLSYHVAVLKGTDVDQPRNLAKSVTVE; from the coding sequence ATGTGTGGCATCGTCGCTGCGGTTGCACAACGCAATGTGCAAGGCATCCTGCTGGAAGGGCTTAAACGCCTTGAGTATCGTGGTTACGATTCGTCTGGCATGACGGTGCTCCACGAGGGGGCGCTAACTCGTCACCGCGCCTTAGGTAAAGTGGTGGCTCTTGAAGCGCAGCTAGCCACCGCGGCGCTGCCCGGTGTTGCCGGTATCGCCCACACCCGCTGGGCTACCCACGGCAAGCCTTCTGAAGCCAATGCTCACCCTCACCACAGCAGTGATCAAGTCGCCGTGGTGCACAACGGTATTATCGAAAACTACGAACACATTAAGGCAACGCTGCAAGCAAGCGGTTACGCTTTTACTTCGGAAACCGATACTGAAGTGATTGCCCACCTGCTGGCCGACAAACTGCAAAGCGGACTTGGCCTGTTTGAGGCCACCCAGCAGATTGTAAATGGTTTGGGCGGCGCTTATGCGTTGGGCGTTATGAGTGCATCCGAGCCTGACCTGGTGGTGGGCGCCCGTCAGGGGAGTCCGTTAGTGGTAGGCGTGGGTATTGATGAGGCGTTTTTAGCCTCTGACCCGCTGGCGCTTTTACAAGTCACCGACCGTTTTATCTACTTAGAAGAGGGCGACTTGGTTGAGCTTCGCGCGCTGGGCGAAATTCGTATCGTCGATCGTGAAGGCAACACAGTAGAGCGGCCTATCCAGACATTTGAGCACGGTGACGGCGCCGCCATTAAAGGTGATTACCGCCACTACATGCTTAAAGAGATTTTCGAGCAACCGGAAGTCATTAGCGCAGCCCTTGAAGGGCGTTTAAGTGCAAGTAGCGTACTGGTAGAAAGCTTTGGCCCCGAGGCCCAGGCGCTGTTTGAAAACACCCGTCATATTCATATTATTGCTTGCGGCACCAGTTACCATGCAGGCTTAGTGGCACGCTACTGGCTTGAGCGCTACGCCGGTGTGCCGGTGCAGGTAGAAGTCGCCTCCGAGTACCGTTACCGCCACCCAGTGGTGCCCGAAGGCACGCTTTTTGTCACTCTATCTCAGTCGGGCGAAACCGCCGATACGTTGGCCGCGCTGCGCTTTGCCAAAACGCTCAACTACCTAGGCACCTTGGCGATTTGCAACGTACCGGGCAGCTCATTAGTGCGTGAATCGGACACAGCGCTGATGACGCGGGCGGGACCGGAAATAGGCGTAGCGTCTACCAAAGCCTTCACCACCCAGCTAGTCGCGCTGATGCTGTTGACACTCTCGGTGAGTAAGGCCAAACATCAGCCTGAAAAAGCGGAGGCGATTGCCGAAATAGTCACAGCGTTGCGTCAGCTGCCTGCTCTTTGCCAACAGGTTCTGGGGTTGGATAGCCAAATTGAAGCGCTATCGCAGGCATTTGCAGAAAAGCACCACGCGCTGTTTTTAGGCCGCGGCGCCCACTACCCCATTGCGCTGGAAGGCGCGCTTAAGCTGAAAGAGATTTCTTATATTCACGCTGAAGCCTACCCCGCAGGCGAACTTAAACATGGGCCGTTGGCGCTGGTAGATAGTGAAATGCCGGTGATTTCCGTGGCACCTAACGACGACCTGCTGGAGAAGCTTAAATCTAACCTGCAAGAAGTGCGCGCCCGGGGCGGCCAGCTATTTGTGTTTGCCGATGAAAGTGTCGGCATTAACGAGCAAGCCGATATTCGCGTATTGGCGCTGCCTCACGTACACGAAGCGCTTGCCCCGCTGCTTTATACGCTGCCATTACAATTACTTAGCTACCACGTTGCCGTGCTAAAAGGTACCGATGTGGACCAGCCTCGTAACTTGGCTAAGAGCGTCACCGTGGAGTAA
- a CDS encoding tRNA (cytidine(34)-2'-O)-methyltransferase — translation MFEVALFEPRMAPNTGNIMRLVANNGCRLHLIEPLGFDLEEKKLRRAGLDYRDLANVTRHADFTAFYTAMQGRTIWAITTKGTRAHSDANFAPGDVLLFGSETAGLSPEVHAMLPAEHKLRIPMQPNNRSLNLSNAVAVVSYEAWRQQGYAGALDSE, via the coding sequence ATGTTTGAAGTAGCGCTATTCGAGCCGCGCATGGCTCCCAATACGGGCAACATTATGCGCCTAGTGGCGAACAACGGCTGCCGACTCCATCTGATCGAGCCGCTAGGCTTTGATCTCGAAGAGAAAAAGCTCCGCCGCGCTGGTTTAGACTACCGTGATCTCGCCAACGTGACGCGCCATGCGGATTTTACGGCGTTTTACACCGCCATGCAGGGTCGCACCATCTGGGCGATTACCACCAAGGGCACCCGTGCCCACAGCGATGCTAACTTTGCACCGGGGGATGTGCTGCTGTTCGGTTCGGAAACCGCCGGGCTCTCTCCTGAAGTGCACGCTATGCTGCCCGCTGAGCATAAACTGCGCATTCCCATGCAGCCTAATAACCGTAGTTTGAATCTCTCCAACGCGGTAGCGGTGGTGAGCTATGAAGCTTGGCGCCAGCAAGGCTATGCTGGCGCATTAGACAGCGAGTAA